Within Sporosarcina sp. PTS2304, the genomic segment TAGCTTCTAAAGCAACAGAATTATTGTTGCAAAATGATTGGTCGATATCAGCAGCAGAAAGCTTAACATCTGGAATGTTCATGGCAGAGCTCGGATCTGAGCCAGGCATTGGTAATGCGCTTAAAGGCGGTGTCGTCGTATACAATGAAGAAATGAAAATTGAGAGACTGAATATTTCACGTTCTTTACTCGATTATCATGGAATTGTTAGTGCCGAATGTGCAGAAGCATTAGCTGAAAATGTAAGAGAGCAATTCGGTACAACATTTGGGGTTGGATTGACGGGAGCTGCCGGACCGGAGTCGCATGATGGACAACCACCCGGCACGGTATGGATTGGTATCGCGACAGAGGATTTAGAAACTGCTTCTTATAAACTTCAATTATCTGGTTCGCGTAATTCTAATCGTAAGCGTTCTGTCCAATTTGCCATCCACTATTTAATACAGAAAATGAGAGAGAAAAAAGAAGTGAAGTATTGAATTTTACCCTCATATTCGACTAAGAAAATGAATTTTACCTCCCTTTTCGACCTTGTTTTTCATTTTCTACAGATCAAAAATCGAATACCCGTTCGTTTATTTCTTGTGTAATTGGATGAGAAAAGGTATAATAGAAATAGAAAAAGAGTTGAGGAGGAATTTTAATTGAGCAATCGTAAAGCAGCACTAGATATGGCATTAAAACAAATAGAAAAGCAATTTGGTAAAGGTTCTGTTATGAAACTAGGCGAGAAAACGGATCTACAAATCGCTACATCTTCATCAGGTTCACTAGCATTAGATTCAGCACTTGGTATTGGCGGGTACCCTCGCGGACGTGTGATCGAAGTATACGGACCGGAGAGTTCTGGTAAAACGACAGTAGCTTTACATGCGATTGCTGAAGTGCAGGCAAACGGCGGGACAGCGGCGTTTATAGATGCGGAGCACGCTCTTGATCCTGTCTATGCACAAAAGTTAGGTGTAAACATTGACGAACTATTACTTTCTCAACCTGATACTGGCGAACAAGCTCTGGAAATTGCCGAAGCACTTGTTCGAAGTGGTGCAGTTGATATTATCGTAGTAGACTCAGTTGCTGCATTAGTACCGAAAGCAGAAATTGAAGGGGAGATGGGAGATGCGCACGTAGGTTTACAAGCTCGTCTTATGTCCCAAGCATTACGTAAACTTTCGGGTGCTATTAACAAATCCAATACGATTGCAGTATTTATTAACCAAATTCGTGAAAAAGTTGGAGTAATGTTTGGTAATCCTGAAGTTACACCTGGTGGTCGTGCGTTAAAATTCTATTCTTCTGTCCGTTTGGAAGTGCGTCGTGGAGAAGCGATCAAGCAAGGAAACGATATTATGGGGAATAAGACAAGAATCCGTGTAGTGAAGAACAAAGTAGCTCCCCCTTTTAGAACAGCTGAAGTGGATATTATGTACGGTGAAGGTATTTCAAAAGAAGGAGAAATTCTTGATCTCGGTTCAGAGTTGGAAGTTGTTCAAAAAAGCGGTGCATGGTATTCCTACGAGGGAGAGCGTTTAGGACAAGGTCGCGAAAACGCGAAGCAGTTCCTGAAGGAAAACGTAACTATGCGTAACGAAATCGCAGCGAAGATTCGTGAGTCGTATGGAATGGATGATAATACTAATTACGTGATTGGTGCTCATGATGAAGAAGATGAGCTAGATGAATTGCTGTTAATTCCAGATGAGA encodes:
- the recA gene encoding recombinase RecA: MSNRKAALDMALKQIEKQFGKGSVMKLGEKTDLQIATSSSGSLALDSALGIGGYPRGRVIEVYGPESSGKTTVALHAIAEVQANGGTAAFIDAEHALDPVYAQKLGVNIDELLLSQPDTGEQALEIAEALVRSGAVDIIVVDSVAALVPKAEIEGEMGDAHVGLQARLMSQALRKLSGAINKSNTIAVFINQIREKVGVMFGNPEVTPGGRALKFYSSVRLEVRRGEAIKQGNDIMGNKTRIRVVKNKVAPPFRTAEVDIMYGEGISKEGEILDLGSELEVVQKSGAWYSYEGERLGQGRENAKQFLKENVTMRNEIAAKIRESYGMDDNTNYVIGAHDEEDELDELLLIPDEK